One genomic window of Arachis stenosperma cultivar V10309 chromosome 10, arast.V10309.gnm1.PFL2, whole genome shotgun sequence includes the following:
- the LOC130956055 gene encoding anthranilate synthase alpha subunit 1, chloroplastic-like produces MLSATASMCLNLKPQPVIYANANYPMHSLRFSRRLVLSGGRSLTRPLPSVSLTLRCCSSLSSSSSFSVDEAREFVEASRNGNLIPLQQCIFSDQLTPVLAYRLLVKEDDGEAPSFLFESAEPTLDSSNMGRYSVIGAQPSMEIVAKENSVTIMDHELGKLTRETVDDPMTIPRRLSQGWKPCLSNELPDAFCGGWAGYFSYDTVRYVEKKKLPFSNAPEDDRNLPDIHLGLYDSVVVFDHVEKKTYVIVWVRVDQFPSVESAYNKGKERLAKLVARLQDSKPPRLASGSVNLHTHHFGPPLKMSTMAPEAYKEAVLQAKEHIKAGDIFQIVLSQRFERRTFADPFEVYRALRVVNPSPYMTYLQARGCILVASSPEILTRIKKNKIVNRPLAGTCRRGKTLEEDKQLEMKLLSDEKQCAEHVMLVDLGRNDVGKVSKPGSVKVEKVMNIERYSHVMHISSTVSGELQEHLTCWDALRAALPVGTVSGAPKVKAMELIDKLEVARRGPYSGGFGYISFTDEMDIALVLRTIVFPTTARDDTMYLYKNLNQRHEWVAHLQAGAGIVADSDPDDEHQECQNKAAGLARAIDLAESAFLDK; encoded by the exons ATGCTGTCTGCAACAGCTTCTATGTGTCTGAATTTGAAACCACAACCAGTAATATATGCAAATGCCAATTATCCAATGCATTCCCTAAGATTCTCTCGCCGGTTGGTTCTCTCCGGCGGCCGGAGTCTCACTAGGCCACTTCCCTCAGTTTCTCTTACATTGAGGTGTTGTTCTTCACTCTCAAGTTCATCATCATTCTCTG TTGATGAAGCAAGGGAATTTGTTGAAGCTTCAAGAAATGGGAACTTGATTCCTCTCCAGCAATGCATATTCTCCGATCAACTTACTCCGGTTCTTGCCTACCGGCTTTTGGTTAAGGAAGATGATGGCGAGGCTCCCAGCTTTCTTTTCGAGTCTGCAGAGCCTACTCTTGATTCCTCGAATATG GGGCGCTATAGCGTTATAGGAGCTCAACCAAGTATGGAAATTGTGGCGAAAGAAAATAGTGTTACAATAATGGACCATGAATTGGGGAAGTTAACAAGAGAGACTGTTGATGATCCTATGACGATTCCTAGAAGACTCTCGCAGGGTTGGAAGCCATGTCTTAGTAATGAACTTCCAGATGCCTTCTGTG GTGGCTGGGCAGGTTATTTCTCCTATGACACAGTTCGTTATGTGGAAAAGAAAAAACTACCATTTTCGAATGCTCCGGAGGACGACAGAAACCTCCCGGACATACATCTCGGCCTCTATGATTCTGTGGTTGTGTTTGATCATGTAGAGAAG AAAACATATGTGATTGTTTGGGTGAGAGTTGATCAATTCCCTTCGGTGGAGAGTGCTTACAACAAGGGAAAGGAACGGCTTGCGAAATTAGTCGCCAGATTACAGGATAGTAAACC TCCGAGGCTGGCTTCAGGCTCAGTGAATTTGCATACTCACCATTTCGGTCCTCCTTTAAAAATGTCAACCATGGCACCTGAAGCATACAAGGAGGCAGTCCTTCAGGCAAAAGAACATATTAAGGCAGGGGATATTTTTCAGATTGTGTTAAGCCAGAGATTCGAGCGAAGAACATTTGCTGATCCGTTCGAAGTTTATAGAGCCTTGAGAGTTGTGAATCCAAGTCCATATATGACTTATTTGCAG GCTCGGGGATGTATTTTGGTCGCTTCAAGTCCGGAGATTCTTACGCGTATAAAGAAG AACAAGATTGTGAATCGTCCGTTGGCCGGGACGTGTAGAAGAGGGAAGACACTAGAGGAAGATAAACAGTTAGAAATGAAGCTCCTGAGTGATGAAAAGCAATGTGCAGAGCATGTCATGCTGGTTGATTTGGGACGCAATGATGTTGGAAAG GTATCAAAACCTGGTTCTGTGAAGGTGGAAAAGGTTATGAACATCGAGCGATATTCGCATGTCATGCACATAAGCTCGACG GTTTCAGGAGAGTTGCAAGAACATCTTACTTGCTGGGACGCCCTCCGTGCTGCTTTGCCGGTTGGAACTGTCAGTGGGGCACCAAAG GTGAAGGCAATGGAGCTAATTGATAAGTTGGAGGTGGCGAGGCGAGGCCCTTACAGTGGAGGATTCGGATACATATCTTTCACCGACGAAATGGACATCGCTCTAGTTTTGAGGACAATTGTATTTCCAACCACAGCTAGGGATGACACAATGTACTTGTACAAAAACTTGAACCAACGCCACGAGTGGGTCGCTCACCTTCAAGCTGGTGCTGGTATAGTTGCGGACAGTGACCCTGATGATGAGCACCAAGAGTGCCAAAACAAAGCTGCTGGTCTTGCTCGCGCCATCGACTTGGCCGAGTCAGCATTTTTAGACAAATGA
- the LOC130956947 gene encoding uncharacterized protein LOC130956947 translates to MVGMDNVELSHLQFADDTILFCPQETETLVNYKRLLRCFELMSGLSINFEKSSLISVNCEKEWVTNMCGLLGCGEAVLPVRYLGIPLGANPRLVKTWKPIIDKVEDRLSLWKAKFLNKAGKLVLIKSVLNSLPVYYLSLYKMPKGVADRIIGLQRRFQWSKEDGNNGIPMVKWEVVQAPKKLGGLGVGDALIRNAALLFKWWWRFSKEDCPLWKKIVCSCNQLDPTVMLSNQPVRPRGGPWKDICQLNIKDQQARDMMIRGLLMEVGNGRNIRFWEDAWLQDGSLKECFPRLFSVSNQQGSVIGDCGFWDGIECYIMRRSQQTSQDTTSQAPYGQVWCAWLTFSDRAWVIPGTTKEFYESWIEATGGKSEQRKWLIGFCAVIWNIWLERNSRVFQQVETSVEAAICLIIGLFAMILPLLPLRDDLVTSSSTLFLTRNMALLKTAQCQPMKSFRKVLLYTNDNDTDSLRPMPPLLTKDDATEE, encoded by the exons ATGGTGGGAATGGATAATGTGGAATTGTCGCATCTCCAGTTTGCAGACGATACCATTTTATTTTGTCCTCAGGAAACGGAAACGCTAGTGAACTACAAGAGGCTCCTGCGTTGTTTTGAGCTAATGTCTGGCCTGAGTATCAACTTTGAAAAATCGAGCCTAATTTCAGTCAACTGTGAGAAGGAATGGGTGACGAATATGTGTGGTCTATTGGGTTGTGGAGAAGCGGTTTTACCTGTTAGGTACTTAGGGATTCCTCTTGGTGCTAATCCTCGATTGGTGAAGACTTGGAAACCTATCATAGACAAGGTTGAAGACAGGCTGAGTTTATGGAAAGCTAAATTCCTCAACAAAGCGGGTAAGTTGGTCCTTATAAAATCTGTCCTCAATAGCCTGCCGGTTTACTACTTAAGCTTGTATAAGATGCCAAAGGGGGTTGCAGACAGGATTATTGGGCTCCAAAGAAGGTTCCAGTGGAGTAAAGAAGATGGGAATAATGGGATACCAATGGTGAAATGGGAGGTAGTTCAGGCTCCGAAAAAACTAGGAGGATTAGGGGTGGGAGATGCTCTAATTAGGAATGCAGCTCTATTGTTCAAATGGTGGTGGCGTTTTTCAAAGGAGGACTGTCCGCTTTGGAAAAAGATTGTCTGCTCTTGTAATCAATTGGACCCAACTGTAATGTTATCAAACCAACCTGTGCGACCAAGAGGGGGGCCGTGGAAAGATATATGCCAGCTTAATATTAAGGACCAACAGGCAAGAGATATGATGATCAGGGGTCTGTTGATGGAGGTGGGAAATGGCAGAAACATTCGCTTTTGGGAGGATGCGTGGCTACAAGATGGCTCCTTGAAAGAATGTTTTCCAAGACTCTTCTCGGTTTCAAATCAACAAGGATCCGTAATAGGGGACTGTGGGTTCTGGGATGGGATAGA GTGCTACATAATGAGACGCTCCCAGCAGACATCACAAGATACAACTTCACAAGCACCATATGGACAG GTATGGTGTGCTTGGCTGACATTTTCGGATAGAGCTTGGGTCATCCCAGGAACCACTAAAGAGTTCTATGAGAGCTGGATTGAAGCAACAGGTGGGAAGTCAGAGCAAAGAAAATGGCTGATAGGATTTTGTGCGGTTATTTGGAACATCTGGCTGGAGCGAAATAGCAGAGTCTTCCAGCAGGTAGAGACAAGTGTTGAAG CTGCTATCTGCCTCATTATTGGTCTCTTCGCGATGATCCTGCCGCTTCTTCCTCTTCGTGATGACCTTGTCACTTCTTCCTCTACCCTCTTCCTCACCAG AAACATGGCACTTTTGAAG ACAGCGCAATGCCAACCAATGAAAAGTTTTAGAAAAGTTTTGTTATATACTAATGACAACGACACTGACTCGCTGAGACCCATGCCACCATTGCTTACTAAGGACGACGCCACTGAGGAGTGA